A region of Bacillus cabrialesii DNA encodes the following proteins:
- a CDS encoding YjgB family protein, whose protein sequence is MKKTISAITAAAAVTSSFTGFGAASFSAPAKAAAQTNTLSEHTNQSAANLVKNLYNTAYRGEMPHQAHGLTINKSTKGDVHARLGEPERPVGGDNRFDLYHWDMGQPGYGFSYHQDMTISEIRYFGTGVERQLNLGGVTPEVLQNEIGPANRVLTVPFTDEIDYVYDTGRYELHFVIGKDQSADHVNLKAK, encoded by the coding sequence ATGAAAAAAACAATTTCCGCTATAACTGCGGCAGCGGCAGTAACAAGCTCCTTTACCGGCTTTGGGGCTGCGTCCTTTTCAGCACCGGCAAAGGCCGCAGCTCAAACAAACACACTCTCTGAACATACAAACCAATCAGCCGCAAATCTTGTCAAAAATCTTTACAACACCGCTTACAGAGGGGAAATGCCTCATCAGGCGCATGGCCTTACTATCAACAAAAGCACAAAAGGCGATGTCCATGCTAGATTAGGAGAACCGGAAAGGCCTGTTGGAGGAGACAATCGGTTTGATTTATACCACTGGGATATGGGCCAGCCGGGCTACGGATTTTCTTATCATCAAGACATGACAATCTCAGAAATCCGCTACTTTGGAACCGGTGTGGAACGGCAACTGAATTTAGGCGGTGTTACCCCGGAAGTGCTGCAGAATGAAATAGGCCCCGCAAACCGAGTGTTAACCGTCCCGTTCACCGATGAAATCGACTATGTATATGACACAGGCCGATATGAACTTCATTTTGTCATTGGCAAGGACCAGTCCGCTGACCATGTAAACCTTAAAGCAAAATAA